The Lutibacter profundi region ATTTTCGAGATTTTTAAGGCCTTATTTTATTGGTGCAACTCTTATTACCGTTTTTGCACTATTTATGAACCATTTTGTTGTGCCTCGTAGTAATAAAACTTATGAAGAATTTACCAGAGCCTACTTAACAAAGAAAAAATTGGACGCTAATTTTATTAACAATATAAATTTACAACTAGGCCCTAACGATTATATTTTTTTGAAAAGCTATACAGTTAGAGCAAACATAGGCTATTCTTTTTCATACGAAAAGTTTGAAGGAACAAAATTAAAATATAAATTATTTGCTGATAACATTAGATGGAATAAAAAAGATAGTACCTATAAATTAATTAACTACAGAAAAAGGATTATTTTAGAAGATAGAGATAGCATTGAATTTGGTTCAAAATTAGATACTACATTTACATTTACTCCAAAAGATTTAGTTAATGTAGATTATTTAGCAAAAGAAATGACCTCCTTTAAATTAAAGGAATTTATTGAAATTTCTAAACAACGAGGCGTAAGTAACTTAAATACCTATTTAGTTGAGTATTATAAACGAACTAGTTTACCTGTTTCATCATACATACTTACATTTTTAGCTGTTGCTCTTTCATCTAAAAAACGCAGAGGAGGAATGGGAATTAACTTAGCTATTGGAATTTCTCTAATGTTTATTTATGTGTTTTTTCTTAAAATAGCAGAAGTTTTAGGTGCAGGAGCAGATACGAATTCATTTTTAATGGTTTGGTCCCCTAATATTATTTTTGGAGCATTGACATTATATTTATACTTTAAAAATGCCAAAAACTAAATTAAAAAATTATTTACTTCTCCATTTATTAGTTTTTATATGGGGATTTACTGCAATTTTAGGTGCTTTAATAAGTATTAATGCAATTCCGCTAGTATGGTATCGTATGTTTTTTGCAGTAATATTTGTCCTTTTTTTTATTTTGCTAACAAAAAAATCATTAAAAATATCTCTCAAATCACTTTTAAAATTTCTATTTACCGGTATTATTATCGCATTACATTGGATCGCTTTTTTCTCAGCTATAAAAATAGCAAATGTTTCAATTGCTTTAGTAGCTATGAGCACAGGAGCCTTGTTTGCTTCACTTATTGAGCCTCTTTTTTTTAAAAGACAACTCAACTATCTAGAATTATTTTTTGGTATGCTAGTTATAATTGGCTTATACATTATTTTTAATGTAGAAAAGCAATACACCCTAGGAATAATTTACGCCCTAATCGCTTCATTTTTATCTGCCTTATTTACTGTTTTAAACGGATTATATGTAAAGAAACACGAAGCCGAAGTAATTACGTTTTATCAATTATTTTTTGGCGTTGTATTTATAACCATATATATATTACTTTCAAGTACATTTACAATTGAAGATTTTTATTTGAGTATTTCAGATGTTGTTTATCTTCTAATTCTAAGTAGCATTTGTACTGCCTATGCTTTTGTTGTTTCAGTTAAAATAATGAAATTTTTAACACCCTACACCGTAATGTTGACTGTTAATTTAGAACCTGTTTATGGTATTATATTAGCTGTATTAATATTTGGAGATAAAGAAAAAATGAATCCGCAATTTTACATTGGTGCCTTATTGATTATTGCTACTGTTATTATTAATGGAGCCTTAAAAAATAAAAAAAACACTTAACATACTTTCAAAATTCATAAGTTCATTATATTTGTAATCACATCCAAACCTAAAAATATGGAATATCTAGATTTTGAATTACCAATAAAAGAGTTAGAAGAGCAACTTAATAAATGTGAGTTAATTGGTAAAGAAAGTGATGTTGATATGACTGAAAGTTGTAAAAACATTGAAACTAAATTATTAAAAACAAAAAAAGAAATTTATAAAAATTTAACTGCTTGGCAGAGAGTACAGCTATCTCGTCACCCTAACAGACCATACACTTTAGATCATATCAATTCACTTGCCGGTAATACTTTTATGGAACTACACGGAGATAGAACGGTAAAAGACGACAAAGCAATGGTTGGTGGTTTAGGTAAAATTGGAGATCAATCATTTATGTTTATTGGCCAACAAAAAGGATATAATACCAAAACCCGCCAATATAGAAATTTTGGAATGTCAAACCCAGAAGGTTATAGAAAAGCACTACGTTTAATGAAAATGGCTGAAAAATTTAATATTCCAGTTGTAACATTATTAGATACACCTGGAGCCTATCCTGGTTTAGAAGCAGAAGAACGTGGGCAAGGTGAGGCTATTGCTCGTAACATTTTAGAAATGACAAAACTAAAAACACCTATTATAACCATTGTAATTGGCGAAGGTGCTTCAGGAGGAGCATTGGGTATTGGGGTTGGTGATAAAGTATATATGATGGAGAATACTTGGTATTCTGTTATATCTCCTGAATCTTGCTCATCTATTTTATGGAGAAGTTGGGAACACAAAGAAGAAGCTGCTGAAGCTCTTAAGTTGACAGCTGAGGATATGAAAAAACAAAAATTGATTGATGGTATTATTAAAGAACCATTAGGAGGAGCACATTATAATCGTGAAAAAGCATTTAAAGAAGTTGAAAAAACCATCTTAAAAGCATATAAAGAACTAAAAGATCTAACACCAAAAGAACTGGTAAAAAATAGGATGGAAAAATATGCAAATATGGGTGTTTTTAAAGGATAAAATTTAAACTAAACCTCTCTTTTTGAGAGGTTTTATATTAATTTTACAAATATGTATATTCTATCTTCCAAGCAACTAGCTCAAGTTGATAAGGCAACTATTAAGAATAAAGCAATAACTTCTATTGATTTAATGGAACATGCTGCCACTCTTTGTTTTCAATGGCTTCACACACGTTTACAAGGGCAAAATATTAAAATTCACGTATTCTGTGGTATAGGAAATAATGGCGGTGATGGTTTAGTAATTGCACGACATTTATTCCAACACGGATACAATGTAAATTGCTATATCGTTAATTTTAGCGACAAAAGAACTGATGAATTTTTGACTAATTATGATAGGCTGAAAGAAATTGGCGAATGGCCAACCGTTATAAATAATGAAACTAATTTTCCTAAAATTTCTTTTGAAGATATTGTTATTGATGCAATTTTTGGAAATGGACTATCGAGAAGCCCAGAAGGATTTACAAAAAAATTAATTCAATATATCAATAACACAAAAGTTTTTACACTTGCAATTGATATGCCTTCAGGTTTATTTGGAGATAAATCGGTTACCAAAAAAGATGCTATTTTAAAAGCAGGTCATATACTTTCGTTTCAAACACCAAAACTAGCATTTTTATTATCTGAAAATAAAGAGTTTGTTAATACTTGGGAAATAATTGATATTGGTTTAGATGAAGAATCTATAAATAACTTACAGCCTAAAATTAATTTTACTACAAAAAGTGAAATTATACCATTATACAAACCTAAAGATAAATGGTCTCACAAAGGTACTTTTGGACATTCCCTTATAATTGGTGGTAGCTTTGGCAAAATTGGAGCTATTACCTTAACTTCAAAAGCTACACTTAAAATTGGAAGTGGGCTAGTTACTGCCTATGTACCAAAATGTGGTTATAATATTTTACAAATTGCAATACCAGAGGTAATGGTAGAAGTAGATGATGATAAATTACTAACTTATTTCAATTTTAAAACTAAACCATCTGTTATTGGCATAGGCCCAGGAATGGGAACTGCTGAAAAAACAGCTTTAGGATATGAGAAATTCATTAAAGAAAATAAACTCCCATTAGTGATAGATGCTGATGGTATAAATATATTAGCACAAAATAAAACATTACTTAAATACTTACCAAAAAACACTGTTTTAACACCACACCCTAAAGAATTAGAACGACTTATTGGGACTTGGAAAAATGACTATGAAAAATTAACTATTGCCAAACAGTTTTCTAAAAATTACAATATAATTTTAGTTATAAAAGGTACTTATACCGTTATAATTGATAATGAATTTATGTATTTCAACTCAACAGGAAATCCTGCGCTTGCTACTGCCGGAAGTGGAGATATTTTAACTGGAATAATTACGGGCTTAATTGCTCAGGGATACAAACCTAAATACGCCGCAATATTTGGAGTGTACTTACATGGTAAAACTGCAGATATTGCTATACAAGAAACTAGTTATGAAACATTTACTGCCAGTTCTATATTAGAGTATTTACCTGATGCAATTTTAGATTTATTCAATCAAGAACAGATTAATGAAGTTGGAAACGAAGAGAACGAATCCACAACATAAAATAATAATGAGGCTGTCTAAAAAGTGTCATTCTGAATGTAAATGAAGAATCTCCTTGAAATTAAACACTTATATATCAAGATGTTGAGATTTTTCACTTTGTTCAAAATGACAAGTATAATTGCTTTTCAGACAGCCTCATTCATTTTCTATACATATTCTATATTCCTAATTCTTTTAACAATTCCTTCAACTTAGGATTTGAAGGTCTAACAGCATCAGCATCAACAATATTCCCTTCAGGATCTAACAAAATAAATCTTGGAATGGAATTGATTCCATATTCTACAATAAATTCAGATTCAAAATTATTATCAGCAAATAATTGTATTCCTCCTAGTTCTTCATTTTTTACCATTTCTTTCCAAGTTTTATGGGCATTAGGTTTATCAACCGAAATACTTACAAACTCAATATTTTTCCCTCTAAACTCTTTTTCTAATGCTTTCAAATAAGGTATTTCTGCTTTACACGGTGCACACCAAGTTGCCCAAATATCTAAATAAACATATTTACCCCTTAAATCTTTTAATGAAGTTGTACCTCCATTACTGTTTTCATAATTTTTAAAAACTGGAGATACTTTCCCTTTTGCAAATTTCACCATGTTACTGTGCATTTTTTCATAATTTGAATCTATGTATCCAAAAAACATAGCATCATTTCTAGCATCAGCCTTATCAATTATTGAATCTAAGTTTTTCGCCTTATCTTTAAATCCTTTTAAAATAGATTTTGCTTCAGCAACTTTAGCTTTATATGCTTCTTTATCTAATTTAAAATAGGTTTTAGGGTTTGCCAAATCACTCATATAAAATGAACGTTTATCTTCCATAAAATTATTTGTTACTGCACCTTTTCCTGTATAAACAATACCATCAGAAAATTTATCGCCTTTAAACTCTAAATTTAAATTATATCCATTCTTCAAAAATAACGTAATTCTATCATTCCCATTTACCATGGCAAAAACACCATTAGTTATTTTTAATGTATCTGAAAATGCACCGTTTTTATCAACCTCAATATCTTTAGAATATCCTCTTCCTTGAATTGTAATTTTTTCAACATCTCCAGATTTAAGTTTCCCTTTTATTGCTACATAATCTCCAACCTTATTATTATTTTTACAAGATATAACTAGTAATGGTAGTGCTACTATAAGCCAAATTATTTTTTTCATTTTTTTGTTTTTGTTATTATTCTATTTTTAATTCGTTAAATAAATCAATTAGTTTACTATTAGACGGTCTTGGTGCATTAGAGTTTACAATTTTCCCTTCGGGATCTATTAAAATAAATCTTGGAATCCCTTTAATTGAATATTCTTTTACAAAATTAGAGTTCCAATCTTTATCCGAGAATAATTGAATTCCTTTTAACTCTTTTTCTTTCACCATTTTTTGCCACTTATCATGGTCAGCAGCCTTGTCAACAGAAATACTCACAAATTCAATATTCTTATTGCGATATTTACCTTCAAGTTCTTTTAAAAATGGTATTTCTCTCTTACAAGGGCCACACCATGTTGCCCAAACATCAACATAAACAAACTTACCTCTTAAATCTTCTAACGATGTAGTTCCTCCAGCAAAATTTTCATAATTTTCAAATTTTGGAGAAGGCTCTCCTTTTGCTACTGTTTTTAATTTCTTATAACTTTCTGTTATTTGTTTATTATTTTCAATATTCGTGGAATTTGAAATAAAGGTTTTATAAAATGTTTCTAAGTCATCTGTATATGTAATTCCATACCTAGCCTTATCAAAAAGCAAACTGTTTTTTATTGTTTCATTGGGTATTATTCCAACTATTTTTAAAAAAGCAATGTCTACAGAAATACTATCTCTTTCAGCAAGTTCTCTAGCTTTTTTGTAATTATTTGATCCAATTAAGTTTTTATAATCAGAAGAATACATAAAATCTTCTTCATTTGTAAAATCAAGGTTCTCCAAATCAATTAAAAAGTCATCTGAAATTTTAAATTCTGGCATTTTCGCATAATGCGCATGATACATTTCATAAATATTTAACTTGTTTAGATAAGCATAATTAATATTTCTTAATTCCTTTATTTTAAAATCATCAGAAATACCTTTTTCAGCTTTAATTAGTTTTTCTAAAGCAGTTTTAAGTTTATTAAATCTTGTTCTATAATCATTTTCTCCCAATAAATAAACTTCAGTCCCAGATCCTATTATTTGTTTTTCTACTTTTTCTTTTGCTAATAAATAATTATTGACTGCTGATCCTTTTCCAGATAAAGTTAGTGTATTTTCAAAATCATTTGTATCAAAAGAAATATTGATATTATTACCTTTTTCTAGGTACAATAACACCCTATTTTTCCCGTCAAAAAGTATATATGTATTTGTATTTAAAAAAAGAGTATCTGAAAAACTACCGTCATCAGCAACTCTAATTACTTCTTTAATAGATTTATCTCTACTATTTAAGGTAAGTTCTTTACTTTTATTTGTAATTTTACCATGAACAACAACATAATCTACAGGTGTTTCTTGCTTGCAAGAAATCACTGTAATTATAGTAATAATTACCAATATTCTATTCATTTATATAGTTGTTTTTCATTATAATTCACCAAAGATAAAATTTATTATTCAATTAACTTATTTCAACTTTACTTTAACAAATAATTTGCATATCTTGATATGTTTGTAGAATTTTACACCTCAAAAATTTGACCATGAGTAACACACATTTTATTGATTCAAAAATTGTAGATTTTAACCTTTTAAATGAGATAGTTTTTCAGGGGAAAAAATTAAAACTTTCAAAAGAAGCTATTACAAAGATTGAAAATTGCCGTACTTACTTAGATGAAAAAATAACAAATAACACCTCGCCTATTTATGGAATAAATACTGGATTTGGATCTTTATGTAATGTGAAAATTGACAATGATAATCTGCAAAAATTACAAGAAAACTTGGTGATGAGCCATGCATGTGGAACAGGAAGTATTGTGCCAAAAAGTATTGTTAAACTAATGCTTTTTCTTAAAATTCAGTCTTTAAGTTACGGTCATTCTGGTGTACAACTAAAAACTGTTAATCGCTTAATTGATTTTTATAATAATAATATTATCCCTGTTGTTTATACCCAAGGATCTTTAGGAGCATCGGGAGATTTAGCTCCGCTAGCTCACTTAGCATTACCACTAATTGGGAAAGGCGAGGTTTATTTTAATAATGAATTAATTTCAGGCGAAGAAATTTTAAAGAAATTTAATTGGGAGATTATCAAGCTAAAATCAAAAGAAGGTTTAGCTCTTTTAAATGGTACCCAATTTATGAACGCATATGGTGTTTCTTTAATTTTAAAATCTTATAAACTATCCTATTTAGCTGACTTGATAGGAACTATTTCTTTGGAAGCATTTGATGGAAGAATAGAGCCTTTTAATGAATTAATCCATTTTATTAGACCTCACAATGGACAAATAAAGACTGCCAGAAGAATAAATGAATTTTTAAAGGAAAGCAAACTAATTAACCAACCTAAAGAGCATGTGCAAGATCCGTATTCTTTTAGATGTATGCCTCAGGTTCATGGCGCAACCAAAGATGCTTTAGCATTTTGTAAAAAAACATTTTTAACTGAAATTAATTCAGTAACCGACAATCCAAATATTTTTGTTGAAGCTGACAAAATAATTTCAGGAGGTAATTTTCATGGACAACCTTTAGCTTTAGCTTTTGATTTTTTAAGTATAGCAATGGCTGAACTGGGAAATATCTCTGAAAGAAGAACTTTTCAACTTGTTTCAGGTTTAAGAGGTTTACCGCCATTTTTAGTAAAAAACCCTGGGTTAAACAGTGGTTTTATGATTCCTCAATATACTGCGGCTAGTATTGTAAGTCAAAACAAGCAGTTGGCTACCCCTGCTTCAATTGACTCAATAGTTTCAAGTAATGGACAAGAAGACCATGTAAGTATGGGAGCAAATGCAGCTACAAAGGCAAAACAAATTGTTGATAATATTGAAACTATTTTGGCTATTGAATTATTGAATGCTTCACAAGCAATTTATTTTAGAGCTCCTAAAAAATCATCGCCTTTTATAGAATCATTTTTAAAACAGTATAAAAGCGAAGTTGCCTTTATAGAAAATGATACAGTTTTAAATTTAGAAATAAAGAAAACAATCCAATTTTTACAAAACTTAACCATTGATACTGAAGAGTTATTTTAACAATTAAATAAAAAAAGCGATAGGTTAACCTATCGCTTCTAATTCAAATAATTTATAACGCTTTTTCAAATCTTATATACCAAATCTTCTTTTACTATTCCAAGTTACACTTTTTGTATTTCTAAAATCGACTACATTTAGTCTTCTTTTACTATCCTGATTTTTAATTTTTTTACTTACTTTCATAACAGTATGTATTAGTTGTTAATTTACAGTGCAAAAGTACAACATTTTTAAGTTTCAATCCTATTTTTTATTAAATATTTAATAAAATATTAACATTATATCACTAAACATATGTATTATTGACAATACAAGACTTAATAATTAGCATATATGCAAATTCAAGGCTATTCTATTTTGTTTAAGATTTCAGTTAAATTAGCTCTTTTTTTATAGTCGGAATCATAATGAACATAACTTATTCTATGGTTTTTATCTATCATGTAAGTAGCTGGCACAGGTAGTACATTATTTTCTTTTTCATTATATTCACGAACTCTTTTGAGGGTAAATTCAAAATATTTAGGAACATTCTCTTTAGTAACTTTAAAAGCTACTTTATAATCATTCATAATTTTATTATTAAAATCATGAATGATTGAAAACTTGGAATTAAATTTACTTGTAGTTTCTTTAATCTTTTCAACTTTTTCAGGAGTAACTACAATAACAAATACTCCATTTTTTATAAATTTTTCTAGATTCTCCTGTAAACTAGCTAAATGCTTTTTACAATATGGACACCAATTACCCCTATAAAACAGTAATAATATTTTTTTGTTTTGTAAAATTTTATTGGAATTAATTTCAGAATTAAATTGATCAATCCCTCTAATTACAGGTGCTTTATCTCCAACTTTTAAATAATTATTATCTATTTGTGATGAAGCTTCAACTACAAATAATAACTGAAAAAGTGTTATAAATACAATTCTTATCATACTGTTTAATTTTTAGTTTTTAATACAGTCGTAAAAAAGCATTTGTAATTACAAAACCTTCAATCTTTTTCAGAATTTAATGTTATTTTTCCTGAAAAAAATTCAAAATACATTTTAAAATCAGATCGTAAACTCCACAATGGATACTTAAATGTGGCTGGTTTATTTTTTTCAAAAAAGAAGTGGCCAACCCAAGCAAATCCATAACCTACAATTGGAACAAATAATAGCCAATAGGGATTTAAATATAGAACAGCGGTTAAAGTCATAGCCAAAACAAAAGTTGTTCCTATAATATGTAATAATCTACAAATTTTATTACTGTGTTGTTTTAAATAAAAAGGGTAGAACTCTTCAAATGTTTTTATTCTTTCTTCCATAAAACTACTTTTAAAAATTCCAATTTACAATTAATAATTTACTTTTTATTTACGGTAATTAAAATTTAATGCTTTGTGTATTTTTAACTATTTACATTTAATATATAGCATATTTTGCACTAAACATAATATTTCCTTTTGGCATTGGCACTAAATTAGTTTCTGTATAAATAGTATTGAAGATGTTATTAGCTACTACAGAAAATTCAATATTGTTTTTAATACTTACCAAAAATTTTGCATCTACAACACTATAACTCACTCCATCCGTTCTCTCAACATATTTATAAGATATATTTTGACTTAGGGTGGCATTTAATTTAAAATGAATGTTTGAATTGAATTGATGCTTTATACTATTTAAAGAATAGCGTGTAAATTGTACATTATTGTCTTTAATATTATCTTCAATAAAACTATAACTCATCGTTATTTTTTGATAATACTTTCTAATTTTAAAATTATAATTAATTGTGGTTTCAAACCCTTGTGTTAGTACTTCACTAAAGTTTCTCGTCTCCCATTTATCTTCCTCATTTTCCTTAGTCCAATCAATTAAGTTATCTGATGTCCTTTTAAAAAGAGCAACATTAAATTGTACTTTTGTAGTTGTATATTTAAATCCTAGTTCTTCTGACAAAGCAGACTCAGGCTTTAGGTTTTTATTTCCTTGAGTTGTAGGTCCAATATAAAACATATCTGTAAACGTAGGTACTCTATAAGTATATCCAATATTTCCATATAACTTAAATTTTTCAGATATACGATAACCTATGTCAATACCTGGGAAAATATTTGTTTTAAAATCAGAATAATAACTTATTGAAAAGCCCGGTGTTACATCTACTATATCATTAAATAATTCAAACCGTTGTTCTAAAAAACCTGTAATGGCTGTACGGTTATGATTACCTAAATTATTACTAACTAAAAATGTTCTTGACACATCAATTCCTATACCTGTTTTCCCAAAATTAGAATTAAAAACCATACTCGTTTCAGCTCCAATTTTATTAGAGATATGTAAATTCCTAAAATAGGATGGATTTTCACGCAAAAACAAATACATATCTTGATTTCTTCTCCAATATAATTTTGGTTTTAGTATAAAGTTTTTCAATTTATAAGAGGAAGACACACCAACTAGGCTCGTTTGTGTTTCTTCATACTGATTTTTAAAATTCGGACTTGCGTAAAATCCATTTGCACCAAATTTTCGTTGGGTAAATGAAGTTATTAAACTATATTTTTTAAAGTTTGATTTAAAAAAGACTGAGGTATTTTCAAAATCTGTATTAAATCTATATCCATCAGATTTTTGATAATTAAGCACTAAAAAAGTAACTCCATTTTTAAATTTTTGGCTTAATGAAGTAATTGTTTTTTTATTATTATAGGAGCCATATCCCATACTTAAATTTAAAGCATCATTTGTTATTTTTTTAGTAACAATGTTTATTGCGCCCGTAAAGGCATTTTGACCATAAATACGAGCTGCTGGCCCTTTAATAATTTCTATTCTTTCTATACTCTCTAGTGGTAAAATTGCATTCATAGTATGATGCCCTGTCTGAATATCATCCATTTTTATACCATCAATCAACACCAATGTTTGATTAAAATTTCCACCTCTTATATATAAATCAGACTGCATACCATCAATTCCTCTACGTCTAACATCAATTCCTGCGACAGTTTGCAGTAAATCTTCAATGTTTTTTGCTGAAGATTCAATTATATCATTAGCTCTAATAAGAGTAATTGTACGGGATGTTTTAGAAAAAGGCAAAGAAATTCTATTTGATGTAATAGAAACCTCTTTTAATTTAA contains the following coding sequences:
- a CDS encoding LptF/LptG family permease, whose amino-acid sequence is MKILDKYILKKYLSSVILVLSLLLPIAIAIDVSEKVDRFLRHSELSVSEIIKDYYLNFIVIFGNTFLPLALFIAVIFFTSKLASNTEIIAIHSAKISFSRFLRPYFIGATLITVFALFMNHFVVPRSNKTYEEFTRAYLTKKKLDANFINNINLQLGPNDYIFLKSYTVRANIGYSFSYEKFEGTKLKYKLFADNIRWNKKDSTYKLINYRKRIILEDRDSIEFGSKLDTTFTFTPKDLVNVDYLAKEMTSFKLKEFIEISKQRGVSNLNTYLVEYYKRTSLPVSSYILTFLAVALSSKKRRGGMGINLAIGISLMFIYVFFLKIAEVLGAGADTNSFLMVWSPNIIFGALTLYLYFKNAKN
- a CDS encoding DMT family transporter, whose protein sequence is MPKTKLKNYLLLHLLVFIWGFTAILGALISINAIPLVWYRMFFAVIFVLFFILLTKKSLKISLKSLLKFLFTGIIIALHWIAFFSAIKIANVSIALVAMSTGALFASLIEPLFFKRQLNYLELFFGMLVIIGLYIIFNVEKQYTLGIIYALIASFLSALFTVLNGLYVKKHEAEVITFYQLFFGVVFITIYILLSSTFTIEDFYLSISDVVYLLILSSICTAYAFVVSVKIMKFLTPYTVMLTVNLEPVYGIILAVLIFGDKEKMNPQFYIGALLIIATVIINGALKNKKNT
- a CDS encoding acetyl-CoA carboxylase carboxyltransferase subunit alpha; protein product: MEYLDFELPIKELEEQLNKCELIGKESDVDMTESCKNIETKLLKTKKEIYKNLTAWQRVQLSRHPNRPYTLDHINSLAGNTFMELHGDRTVKDDKAMVGGLGKIGDQSFMFIGQQKGYNTKTRQYRNFGMSNPEGYRKALRLMKMAEKFNIPVVTLLDTPGAYPGLEAEERGQGEAIARNILEMTKLKTPIITIVIGEGASGGALGIGVGDKVYMMENTWYSVISPESCSSILWRSWEHKEEAAEALKLTAEDMKKQKLIDGIIKEPLGGAHYNREKAFKEVEKTILKAYKELKDLTPKELVKNRMEKYANMGVFKG
- a CDS encoding bifunctional ADP-dependent NAD(P)H-hydrate dehydratase/NAD(P)H-hydrate epimerase; amino-acid sequence: MYILSSKQLAQVDKATIKNKAITSIDLMEHAATLCFQWLHTRLQGQNIKIHVFCGIGNNGGDGLVIARHLFQHGYNVNCYIVNFSDKRTDEFLTNYDRLKEIGEWPTVINNETNFPKISFEDIVIDAIFGNGLSRSPEGFTKKLIQYINNTKVFTLAIDMPSGLFGDKSVTKKDAILKAGHILSFQTPKLAFLLSENKEFVNTWEIIDIGLDEESINNLQPKINFTTKSEIIPLYKPKDKWSHKGTFGHSLIIGGSFGKIGAITLTSKATLKIGSGLVTAYVPKCGYNILQIAIPEVMVEVDDDKLLTYFNFKTKPSVIGIGPGMGTAEKTALGYEKFIKENKLPLVIDADGINILAQNKTLLKYLPKNTVLTPHPKELERLIGTWKNDYEKLTIAKQFSKNYNIILVIKGTYTVIIDNEFMYFNSTGNPALATAGSGDILTGIITGLIAQGYKPKYAAIFGVYLHGKTADIAIQETSYETFTASSILEYLPDAILDLFNQEQINEVGNEENESTT
- a CDS encoding TlpA family protein disulfide reductase — translated: MKKIIWLIVALPLLVISCKNNNKVGDYVAIKGKLKSGDVEKITIQGRGYSKDIEVDKNGAFSDTLKITNGVFAMVNGNDRITLFLKNGYNLNLEFKGDKFSDGIVYTGKGAVTNNFMEDKRSFYMSDLANPKTYFKLDKEAYKAKVAEAKSILKGFKDKAKNLDSIIDKADARNDAMFFGYIDSNYEKMHSNMVKFAKGKVSPVFKNYENSNGGTTSLKDLRGKYVYLDIWATWCAPCKAEIPYLKALEKEFRGKNIEFVSISVDKPNAHKTWKEMVKNEELGGIQLFADNNFESEFIVEYGINSIPRFILLDPEGNIVDADAVRPSNPKLKELLKELGI
- a CDS encoding TlpA family protein disulfide reductase — translated: MNRILVIITIITVISCKQETPVDYVVVHGKITNKSKELTLNSRDKSIKEVIRVADDGSFSDTLFLNTNTYILFDGKNRVLLYLEKGNNINISFDTNDFENTLTLSGKGSAVNNYLLAKEKVEKQIIGSGTEVYLLGENDYRTRFNKLKTALEKLIKAEKGISDDFKIKELRNINYAYLNKLNIYEMYHAHYAKMPEFKISDDFLIDLENLDFTNEEDFMYSSDYKNLIGSNNYKKARELAERDSISVDIAFLKIVGIIPNETIKNSLLFDKARYGITYTDDLETFYKTFISNSTNIENNKQITESYKKLKTVAKGEPSPKFENYENFAGGTTSLEDLRGKFVYVDVWATWCGPCKREIPFLKELEGKYRNKNIEFVSISVDKAADHDKWQKMVKEKELKGIQLFSDKDWNSNFVKEYSIKGIPRFILIDPEGKIVNSNAPRPSNSKLIDLFNELKIE
- the hutH gene encoding histidine ammonia-lyase, encoding MSNTHFIDSKIVDFNLLNEIVFQGKKLKLSKEAITKIENCRTYLDEKITNNTSPIYGINTGFGSLCNVKIDNDNLQKLQENLVMSHACGTGSIVPKSIVKLMLFLKIQSLSYGHSGVQLKTVNRLIDFYNNNIIPVVYTQGSLGASGDLAPLAHLALPLIGKGEVYFNNELISGEEILKKFNWEIIKLKSKEGLALLNGTQFMNAYGVSLILKSYKLSYLADLIGTISLEAFDGRIEPFNELIHFIRPHNGQIKTARRINEFLKESKLINQPKEHVQDPYSFRCMPQVHGATKDALAFCKKTFLTEINSVTDNPNIFVEADKIISGGNFHGQPLALAFDFLSIAMAELGNISERRTFQLVSGLRGLPPFLVKNPGLNSGFMIPQYTAASIVSQNKQLATPASIDSIVSSNGQEDHVSMGANAATKAKQIVDNIETILAIELLNASQAIYFRAPKKSSPFIESFLKQYKSEVAFIENDTVLNLEIKKTIQFLQNLTIDTEELF
- a CDS encoding peroxiredoxin-like family protein, which produces MIRIVFITLFQLLFVVEASSQIDNNYLKVGDKAPVIRGIDQFNSEINSNKILQNKKILLLFYRGNWCPYCKKHLASLQENLEKFIKNGVFVIVVTPEKVEKIKETTSKFNSKFSIIHDFNNKIMNDYKVAFKVTKENVPKYFEFTLKRVREYNEKENNVLPVPATYMIDKNHRISYVHYDSDYKKRANLTEILNKIE
- a CDS encoding DUF962 domain-containing protein, which gives rise to MEERIKTFEEFYPFYLKQHSNKICRLLHIIGTTFVLAMTLTAVLYLNPYWLLFVPIVGYGFAWVGHFFFEKNKPATFKYPLWSLRSDFKMYFEFFSGKITLNSEKD
- a CDS encoding TonB-dependent receptor, whose translation is MKTIYKLSVVLLFFSISINAQKDTIKLKEVSITSNRISLPFSKTSRTITLIRANDIIESSAKNIEDLLQTVAGIDVRRRGIDGMQSDLYIRGGNFNQTLVLIDGIKMDDIQTGHHTMNAILPLESIERIEIIKGPAARIYGQNAFTGAINIVTKKITNDALNLSMGYGSYNNKKTITSLSQKFKNGVTFLVLNYQKSDGYRFNTDFENTSVFFKSNFKKYSLITSFTQRKFGANGFYASPNFKNQYEETQTSLVGVSSSYKLKNFILKPKLYWRRNQDMYLFLRENPSYFRNLHISNKIGAETSMVFNSNFGKTGIGIDVSRTFLVSNNLGNHNRTAITGFLEQRFELFNDIVDVTPGFSISYYSDFKTNIFPGIDIGYRISEKFKLYGNIGYTYRVPTFTDMFYIGPTTQGNKNLKPESALSEELGFKYTTTKVQFNVALFKRTSDNLIDWTKENEEDKWETRNFSEVLTQGFETTINYNFKIRKYYQKITMSYSFIEDNIKDNNVQFTRYSLNSIKHQFNSNIHFKLNATLSQNISYKYVERTDGVSYSVVDAKFLVSIKNNIEFSVVANNIFNTIYTETNLVPMPKGNIMFSAKYAIY